The following proteins are co-located in the Myxocyprinus asiaticus isolate MX2 ecotype Aquarium Trade chromosome 44, UBuf_Myxa_2, whole genome shotgun sequence genome:
- the LOC127434250 gene encoding zinc finger protein ZIC 1 yields MLLDAGPQYPTIGVTTFGSARHHSTGEVTDREVALGINPFADGMGAFKINHGTHDLGSGQTAFSSQAPGYAAAAALGHHHHPTHVSSYSTAAFNSTRDFLFRNRGFGDATSAQHGLFASAAGSFAGPHGHSDAAGHLLFPGLHEQAATHASSNVVNSQMRLGFSGDMYSRAEQYGHVASPRSEHYASTQLHGYGPMNMAAHHGAGAFFRYMRQPIKQELICKWVEPEQLTNPKKSCNKTFSTMHELVTHLTVEHVGGPEQSNHICFWEECPREGKPFKAKYKLVNHIRVHTGEKPFPCPFPGCGKVFARSENLKIHKRTHTGEKPFKCEFEGCDRRFANSSDRKKHMHVHTSDKPYLCKMCDKSYTHPSSLRKHMKVHESASQGPQPSPAASSGYESSTPPTIVSPSTENQSSSSISPASSTVHHTSSHSTLSSNFNEWYV; encoded by the exons ATGCTCTTGGACGCAGGACCACAGTATCCCACCATTGGAGTGACTACTTTCGGCTCCGCCAGACATCACTCAACAGGCGAAGTTACAGACAGAGAAGTGGCTCTGGGCATCAATCCGTTCGCCGACGGCATGGGAGCTTTTAAAATCAACCATGGCACCCACGATCTGGGCTCTGGGCAGACGGCATTTTCCTCGCAAGCGCCCGGCTACGCCGCCGCCGCTGCCCTGGGACACCATCACCACCCCACTCATGTCAGCTCTTACTCCACCGCCGCCTTCAACTCCACTCGGGACTTTCTCTTTCGGAACCGGGGCTTCGGAGACGCCACGAGCGCGCAGCACGGTCTGTTCGCCTCCGCCGCGGGAAGTTTCGCCGGGCCACACGGACATTCTGATGCCGCCGGGCACCTGCTCTTCCCGGGACTGCACGAGCAAGCAGCCACGCACGCCTCATCCAACGTGGTGAACAGTCAGATGCGCCTGGGCTTTTCCGGGGACATGTACAGCAGGGCCGAGCAATACGGCCACGTCGCGAGTCCCAGGTCCGAACATTACGCCTCGACCCAGCTGCACGGCTATGGCCCCATGAACATGGCTGCCCATCACGGGGCAGGGGCCTTCTTTCGGTACATGAGACAGCCCATAAAGCAAGAGCTCATCTGCAAATGGGTCGAACCCGAGCAACTGACAAATCCGAAAAAGTCCTGCAACAAAACTTTCAGCACCATGCACGAGCTCGTGACCCACCTGACGGTGGAGCACGTTGGGGGACCGGAGCAGTCGAATCACATTTGCTTTTGGGAAGAATGTCCCCGGGAAGGAAAACCGTTTAAAGCAAAGTACAAACTTGTTAATCATATTCGAGTGCACACCGGAGAGAAACCGTTTCCATGTCCGTTCCCaggctgtggaaaagtatttgcccgaTCGGAAAATCTGAAAATCCATAAAAGAACACACACcg gtGAAAAACCCTTCAAGTGTGAGTTTGAAGGCTGTGACAGGCGCTTTGCGAACAGCAGTGACCGTAAGAAACACATGCACGTGCATACCTCTGACAAACCCTATCTCtgcaaaatgtgtgataaatccTACACACACCCCAGCTCCCTCCGGAAACAcatgaag GTTCACGAGTCAGCATCTCAAGGACCTCAACCCTCTCCAGCAGCCAGCTCGGGCTACGAGTCCTCCACGCCACCCACCATCGTGTCCCCTTCCACAGAAAATCAGAGCAGCAGTTCCATATCACCAGCATCATCCACAGTCCACCACACAAGCAGCCACAGCACGCTGTCGTCAAATTTTAATGAATGGTACgtgtaa
- the LOC127434248 gene encoding zinc finger protein ZIC 4-like — protein MSVDALGSPVMDPAFSKRNTTLRLVDLAGAHHHHHHHHHTPQSVTGFPGFSSHPHSMAHSHPGEMTAEPRLGPSPFGPEHMGHSAALKISPTHHYPHYHHHHNHHIAGHGEVVSSQTRAFGPVQAATVPYSMSHTAQALSAGRDFLIRRDLTAQAMPVLTDQTSGGSASHHGMFVSTTGSYPGHYGHHPDPGNHALFPGLHHEQPSNGAPGGQALNGQIRLGIPAEMYVRTDHLSQVASSRADPFAGSPLHGYGGLSLNMNLSAHHHHHGAGAFFRYMRQPIKQELICKWLEPEHSAKKLCSKTYSTMHELVTHVTVEHVGGPEQANHICFWDECPREGKPFKAKYKLVNHIRVHTGEKPFPCPFPGCGKVFARSENLKIHKRTHTGEKPFKCEFDGCDRRFANSSDRKKHSHVHTSDKPYNCKVRGCDKSYTHPSSLRKHMKVHCKSPPPSSGYESSTPSLVSPSSDLGREPAPSALSEPLSSSSQPANLSEWYVCHSSGASGPQTPPSGSSTPGHTEGPMYGNPDRRDIF, from the exons ATGAGCGTGGATGCTTTGGGAAGCCCTGTGATGGACCCCGCGTTTTCCAAACGGAACACGACGCTGAGATTAGTTGACTTGGCAGGGGCTCACCACCATCACCATCATCACCACCATACCCCTCAGAGCGTGACAGGCTTCCCGGGGTTCAGCAGCCATCCACACTCAATGGCTCACTCGCACCCTGGGGAGATGACTGCGGAACCCCGCCTGGGGCCGAGTCCATTCGGGCCAGAACACATGGGGCACTCCGCGGCCCTCAAAATAAGCCCAACCCATCATTATCCCCACTACCATCACCACCACAATCATCATATTGCAGGCCACGGCGAAGTGGTCTCCAGTCAAACGAGAGCTTTTGGCCCGGTGCAGGCGGCAACGGTCCCATACTCTATGTCTCACACGGCCCAGGCGTTATCCGCAGGTAGAGATTTCCTTATTCGACGAGATTTGACAGCTCAAGCCATGCCCGTGCTGACCGATCAGACTTCTGGTGGTTCAGCCTCTCACCACGGAATGTTTGTCTCGACAACAGGTAGCTATCCGGGACACTATGGTCATCACCCCGACCCCGGGAACCATGCTCTCTTCCCTGGACTTCATCACGAGCAGCCGTCCAACGGAGCACCAGGTGGCCAAGCCTTGAACGGACAAATAAGGTTAGGAATACCTGCCGAAATGTACGTTAGGACTGATCATTTGAGTCAAGTGGCGAGCTCCAGGGCGGACCCGTTCGCTGGTTCTCCTCTGCACGGATACGGCGGACTCAGTCTGAACATGAACCTCAGCGCGCACCACCACCATCACGGAGCCGGCGCCTTTTTCCGTTACATGAGGCAACCGATCAAGCAAGAGCTCATCTGCAAGTGGTTGGAACCAGAGCACTCTGCCAAGAAACTCTgctccaaaacatacagcacCATGCACGAACTAGTGACACATGTGACTGTGGAGCACGTTGGTGGACCGGAGCAAGCGAACCATATCTGTTTTTGGGATGAATGTCCACGAGAGGGAAAGCCGTTTAAAGCAAAGTACAAACTTGTGAATCACATCAGAGTGCACACCGGAGAGAAACCGTTTCCCTGTCCATTCCCTGGCTGCGGAAAAGTATTTGCCCGGTCGGAAAACttgaaaatccacaaaaggacACACACAG GTGAAAAACCTTTTAAATGTGAGTTCGACGGCTGTGACAGACGGTTCGCCAACAGCAGTGACCGGAAAAAGCATTCCCACGTACATACCAGCGATAAGCCATACAACTGCAAAGTCAGAGGTTGTGACAAATCGTACACGCATCCCAGCTCTTTGAGAAAACACATGAAGGTGCACTGCAAGTCTCCACCTCCGAGTTCGGGTTACGAATCATCGACTCCTTCTCTTGTTTCTCCTTCCTCGGACTTGGGACGAGAGCCAGCTCCCTCTGCGCTCTCCGAGCCACTCTCGTCATCTTCCCAGCCGGCCAATTTAAGCGAATGGTACGTGTGTCACAGCTCCGGTGCCAGTGGGCCCCAGACCCCACCCAGTGGTTCGTCCACACCGGGCCATACAGAGGGGCCAATGTACGGCAATCCAGATCGGAGGGACATCTTCTAA